In the Thermodesulfovibrio yellowstonii DSM 11347 genome, one interval contains:
- a CDS encoding phenylacetate--CoA ligase gives MFNPEKETLPREEIEKLQLTGLRKTLRFLKNSRSKLKEKYRDIEPEDIRSLDDLKSLSFVTKDDLRDCYPFGHIAVEPSDCARMHMSSGTTGVPVINAMTKNDIAQWGEIMARCLAAAGLTEKDKLQIMPSFGLFNGGFGFHYGAERLGCFIVPAGAGRSLMQLKLIKDLGVTAFGAIASYPARLIEVAKDNGFDFRETKLRAAILGAETWSDEYRRRIEGEMGIKTFDIIGLTETGGVGLGIDCERKTGIHIWEDHYIVEIIDPETEKPLSIGEEGEMVITTLTREGLPLIRYRTRDISKILSYEKCDCGRTHIRVSRIRGRTDDMLKVKGVNFYPSQVEQILLKHKGLSSYYQLVIETAKGKDEMTIIVEKADNGITQRELDQLDLELYDFLGFHSKIQVVPEGTIQRVPGKAVRIIDKRKKV, from the coding sequence ATGTTCAATCCTGAGAAAGAAACACTTCCAAGAGAAGAAATTGAAAAACTGCAACTTACAGGGTTGAGAAAAACCCTCAGATTTCTTAAAAATTCACGCTCAAAGCTTAAGGAAAAATACAGAGATATAGAGCCTGAAGATATCCGTAGCCTTGATGATCTTAAGAGCCTTTCCTTTGTCACAAAAGATGACCTAAGAGACTGCTATCCCTTTGGGCACATTGCTGTTGAGCCTTCTGATTGTGCAAGAATGCATATGAGTTCTGGCACCACAGGAGTACCAGTAATAAATGCTATGACAAAAAATGATATTGCCCAGTGGGGAGAGATAATGGCAAGATGTCTGGCAGCAGCTGGACTGACTGAAAAAGACAAGCTTCAGATCATGCCTTCCTTTGGACTTTTTAATGGAGGATTTGGCTTTCACTATGGAGCTGAGCGTCTTGGCTGTTTCATAGTTCCTGCAGGTGCTGGTAGGTCACTCATGCAGCTTAAACTGATAAAAGACCTTGGAGTTACAGCCTTTGGTGCAATTGCTTCCTATCCTGCAAGACTTATAGAGGTCGCGAAGGACAACGGCTTTGATTTCAGAGAGACAAAATTAAGAGCTGCAATCTTAGGAGCAGAAACATGGTCTGATGAATACAGACGTAGAATTGAAGGAGAGATGGGCATAAAAACTTTTGATATTATTGGACTTACTGAAACAGGAGGAGTTGGACTTGGAATAGACTGTGAGAGAAAAACAGGAATTCACATCTGGGAAGATCACTATATTGTAGAAATTATTGACCCTGAAACAGAAAAACCTCTCTCTATCGGCGAGGAAGGAGAGATGGTTATCACAACTCTTACCAGGGAAGGACTTCCTCTTATAAGGTATCGCACAAGAGACATATCAAAAATTTTGTCATATGAAAAGTGCGATTGCGGAAGAACACATATTCGTGTTAGCAGAATTCGCGGCAGAACAGATGATATGCTCAAGGTAAAGGGCGTTAACTTTTATCCTTCGCAGGTTGAACAGATTTTGTTGAAACATAAAGGACTTTCCTCTTATTATCAACTTGTAATAGAAACAGCGAAAGGCAAAGATGAGATGACAATAATAGTTGAAAAGGCTGATAATGGCATTACTCAGCGGGAACTTGATCAACTTGACCTTGAACTTTATGATTTTTTAGGATTTCATAGTAAAATTCAGGTAGTGCCAGAGGGAACCATTCAAAGGGTCCCCGGAAAAGCAGTAAGAATCATAGATAAAAGAAAGAAAGTTTAA
- a CDS encoding universal stress protein: MYEKILYPIKFEEFSMDILKCMLNFKKVGTKEIILIHVVDVSKLPMEKYAGYDLDFVKTLTEIADKKMEKALKLISEAGLSSKKFISTGVPYREILKVAEQESVSLIISGRQRKSLLGEIFIGSNTDKIIRYGRFPVYVPKYPACFGDDFSACERYCENPFKKILYPTDWSDCAESAIKYILRLKNSVEEIVIAHIMDEKSMKLQPLEKFREFERINMEKLESLKLKLEQEGFKVKTHLSVGKPSAEIINLAKQEDITCIAMGVHGKGFIEGILWGSVSRNVVEYSDSPVLVTKGGVC; this comes from the coding sequence ATGTATGAAAAAATTCTTTATCCAATTAAATTTGAAGAATTTTCAATGGATATTTTGAAGTGTATGCTAAATTTCAAAAAAGTTGGAACAAAGGAAATAATTCTCATTCATGTAGTTGATGTATCAAAACTGCCGATGGAGAAATATGCAGGATATGACTTAGATTTTGTAAAAACTTTAACAGAAATCGCAGATAAAAAAATGGAAAAAGCCCTTAAATTAATCTCCGAGGCAGGTTTATCATCAAAAAAATTTATCTCCACTGGAGTTCCTTACCGAGAAATTCTTAAAGTAGCTGAACAGGAAAGTGTTTCGCTTATTATTTCAGGAAGGCAGAGAAAGAGCCTCCTGGGAGAAATATTTATTGGCTCAAATACAGATAAAATAATTCGTTACGGCAGATTTCCTGTTTATGTCCCAAAATATCCTGCTTGCTTCGGTGATGATTTTTCAGCATGCGAACGTTATTGTGAAAATCCTTTCAAAAAAATTCTGTATCCAACAGATTGGTCTGATTGTGCTGAAAGCGCAATTAAATATATCTTGAGACTAAAAAATTCAGTTGAAGAGATTGTGATAGCTCATATTATGGATGAAAAATCTATGAAACTACAGCCTCTTGAAAAATTCAGAGAATTTGAAAGAATAAATATGGAAAAACTTGAAAGCCTTAAGTTAAAACTTGAACAAGAAGGGTTTAAAGTTAAAACTCATCTTTCTGTAGGGAAACCTTCAGCAGAAATTATAAATTTAGCAAAACAAGAAGATATAACTTGTATAGCAATGGGCGTTCATGGAAAGGGCTTCATAGAGGGAATTTTGTGGGGTTCTGTTTCAAGAAATGTTGTAGAGTATAGTGACAGTCCTGTACTTGTAACAAAGGGAGGAGTTTGTTAG
- a CDS encoding arsenic resistance protein — MKKFLEKLHNFRLLPFFVIISMIIGIAIGKWYGISNFELTPPIDAIKSIFKGGYEFSLPNTLALGVVVGLFMMMYPAMANIKFEDLGKAMKSPKQLAIVAFFNYAVAPFFMLLLAKFFLIGELDLYTGLVLYGLAPCIAMVIVFTYLAGGNGPLAIILVAFNSIVQMLLIPVYAKLLLGDVQFDVWVVGESVVLYLGVPLAAGMLTRFLGVKRFGEGWFKKLKFYLDTMSIAGLLFTLIVMFALKGDLILEKPIFIVQMAIPMTIFFWTMFVIVYLVSWKFKLNYEDSVAVAFNSTGRDFEIAIAIAISAFNPTVALATVIGPLIEVPVMLALVGFAKKTEYRLFKIQK; from the coding sequence ATGAAAAAATTTCTTGAGAAGTTGCACAACTTCAGACTCCTTCCCTTTTTCGTGATTATCAGTATGATTATCGGAATTGCAATAGGTAAGTGGTATGGTATTTCAAATTTTGAACTTACACCGCCAATTGATGCTATTAAATCAATATTTAAAGGTGGCTATGAGTTTAGTTTGCCCAATACATTAGCTCTCGGAGTAGTAGTTGGTTTGTTTATGATGATGTATCCTGCAATGGCAAACATAAAGTTTGAAGATCTTGGAAAAGCAATGAAATCCCCTAAACAGCTTGCCATTGTAGCCTTTTTTAATTATGCTGTTGCACCTTTTTTTATGCTTTTACTTGCTAAATTTTTCTTAATTGGTGAGCTGGATTTGTATACTGGGCTTGTATTGTACGGACTTGCTCCATGCATTGCAATGGTAATTGTCTTTACTTATCTTGCAGGAGGAAATGGTCCTCTTGCGATAATTCTTGTTGCCTTTAACTCCATTGTTCAGATGCTCTTAATTCCTGTATATGCAAAACTACTTCTTGGAGATGTTCAATTTGATGTTTGGGTTGTAGGCGAAAGCGTGGTTTTATATCTTGGAGTGCCCTTAGCTGCTGGAATGCTCACAAGATTTTTAGGAGTTAAAAGATTTGGAGAGGGATGGTTTAAAAAACTCAAATTTTATCTTGACACAATGTCAATTGCAGGACTTCTTTTCACTCTTATTGTAATGTTTGCTCTTAAGGGAGATTTAATTCTTGAAAAACCAATTTTTATTGTTCAGATGGCTATTCCAATGACGATTTTCTTTTGGACAATGTTTGTTATTGTTTACCTTGTAAGCTGGAAATTTAAGTTAAATTATGAGGATTCTGTAGCAGTAGCATTTAATTCTACAGGAAGAGATTTTGAAATAGCTATCGCAATTGCAATTTCTGCATTTAATCCGACAGTTGCCCTTGCTACAGTAATAGGACCACTAATTGAAGTTCCTGTAATGCTTGCGTTAGTAGGTTTTGCAAAAAAGACAGAATATAGACTTTTTAAAATTCAAAAATAA
- a CDS encoding DUF2703 domain-containing protein, protein MKKLIIKWQRLVQNNTTCPRCADTGLEIEKAYIKLKESLKHFNIEVLLEKHELTETEFNKNPLISNLILINDKPLEAWISAETGQSKCCSVCGDEECRTIQFRGNIYEAIPENLIIKASLIAASELIPIDKKSSILTIKNFK, encoded by the coding sequence ATGAAAAAACTAATTATTAAATGGCAAAGACTTGTTCAAAATAATACTACATGTCCAAGATGTGCAGATACTGGATTGGAAATTGAGAAGGCTTATATTAAGCTTAAGGAATCTCTTAAGCACTTTAACATTGAAGTCTTATTAGAAAAACATGAATTAACCGAGACAGAATTCAATAAAAACCCCTTAATTTCCAATCTCATACTGATCAATGATAAACCTCTTGAGGCATGGATTAGTGCAGAAACAGGACAGTCTAAATGTTGTAGTGTATGTGGCGATGAAGAATGCAGAACCATTCAGTTTAGAGGGAATATTTATGAAGCTATTCCTGAAAATTTGATAATTAAGGCAAGCTTAATCGCTGCATCTGAACTAATTCCAATAGACAAAAAGAGTTCAATTTTAACAATCAAAAATTTTAAATAA
- a CDS encoding galactose-1-phosphate uridylyltransferase yields MSELRLNLITNDWVIMIGRETSPRDYVVKEKRKLPEFVESCPFCPGNEIYTPSEVYSIRDEKGWRIRVVPNKYAVLSGDMEKIRSEDGLRKTITGTGLHEVIIESPLHNLTTAIMPVSQIKDVLQTYKERFLAFYSDRRIEHVIIFKNQGPLSGTTIQHPHSQIVGLPIVPFQIRERTAKAMHFFDSTGECIFCKTLDEELSCSIRIICNTEHFVSFIPYASLSPFHIWIFPKRHSGSFATIKENEIWDLAFNLKSTMAKLYYGLENPDFNLVLRSGSIAESELEYLHWYISIVPRIVQASGFELGSGMYINHLLPEVASEFLRNIKV; encoded by the coding sequence ATGTCTGAATTAAGATTAAATCTTATAACTAATGATTGGGTCATAATGATAGGGAGAGAAACCTCCCCTCGGGATTATGTTGTCAAAGAGAAAAGAAAATTACCAGAATTTGTTGAGAGTTGTCCCTTTTGTCCTGGAAATGAGATATATACACCTTCAGAAGTTTACAGCATAAGAGATGAAAAGGGTTGGAGGATAAGGGTTGTGCCTAATAAATATGCTGTTTTATCTGGTGATATGGAAAAAATAAGGAGTGAGGATGGATTAAGAAAAACTATTACAGGAACAGGTCTGCATGAAGTAATCATAGAATCTCCACTTCATAACCTAACAACAGCAATTATGCCTGTGAGTCAGATAAAAGATGTTCTCCAAACATATAAGGAGAGATTTCTTGCCTTTTACAGTGATAGAAGAATAGAGCATGTAATAATTTTCAAAAATCAGGGACCCTTGTCTGGGACAACTATTCAACATCCTCATTCTCAGATAGTAGGGCTTCCAATTGTGCCTTTCCAAATAAGAGAAAGAACGGCAAAGGCGATGCATTTCTTTGATAGCACAGGAGAATGTATTTTTTGCAAAACCTTAGATGAAGAACTGTCTTGCTCTATAAGAATAATCTGTAATACCGAACATTTTGTTTCCTTTATTCCATATGCTTCTCTTTCTCCTTTTCACATATGGATATTCCCAAAAAGACATTCTGGTTCTTTTGCAACAATAAAAGAAAATGAAATCTGGGACCTTGCTTTTAATTTGAAGTCTACAATGGCTAAACTTTATTATGGACTTGAAAATCCTGACTTTAATTTAGTATTAAGGTCAGGTAGCATTGCAGAAAGTGAATTAGAATATTTACACTGGTATATCAGTATTGTGCCAAGAATTGTTCAAGCTTCTGGATTTGAACTTGGTTCTGGCATGTATATAAACCATCTTTTGCCAGAAGTAGCCTCTGAATTTTTAAGGAATATTAAAGTATAA
- the acs gene encoding acetate--CoA ligase gives MTQGIDVLLKEQRVFPPPKEISEKAYIKSMAEYEAMYKRSVEDPEGFWAEIAEQNITWYKKWDKVLDYDFNKPYIKWFIGGKLNASYNCLDRNLSTLGNKAALIWEADDGEVKTYTYWQLYREVNRFANVLKKLGIKKGDRVAVYLPMIPELPITLLACARIGAIHSVVFAGFSAQSLRDRINDCGAKLLITANQGLRGGRLVPLKANADQALEGAPSVEKLIVVKRTPNFVDMDPERDFWWHDLMNDPEIGNYCEPEQVDAEDPLFILYTSGSTGKPKGVLHTTGGYMVYVNITFKLTFDYKPEEIFFCTADIGWVTGHSYIVYGPLSAGATSLMFEGVPTYPNPGRFWEIVEKHRVNIFYTAPTAIRALMREGEKWPYQHDLSSLRILGTVGEPINPEAWMWYYKHVGKERCPIVDTWWQTETGGFMITPLPGAMTLKPGSATRPFFGVVPRVLKEDGSPAAVNEGGYLVIEKPWPGMLRGTWGDPENKRIKEVYFSRFPGKYFTGDGARVDEDGDYWLMGRIDDVINVSGHRIGTAEVESALVAHPAVAEAAVVGFPHDIKGEGIYVYAVLKEGHEPSRDLEKLLISHIRQMIGPIATPDKIQFAGGLPKTRSGKIMRRILRKIASGALEELGDTSTLADPSVVEELITGRK, from the coding sequence ATGACACAAGGAATTGATGTATTACTTAAAGAACAGAGGGTTTTCCCTCCACCAAAAGAAATTTCAGAAAAAGCCTATATTAAAAGCATGGCCGAATATGAAGCTATGTATAAGCGTTCTGTAGAAGATCCAGAGGGTTTTTGGGCTGAGATTGCTGAACAAAATATTACATGGTATAAAAAATGGGATAAAGTTTTAGACTATGATTTTAATAAACCTTACATAAAGTGGTTTATAGGTGGAAAGCTAAACGCCTCATATAATTGTCTTGATCGCAATCTTTCAACCTTAGGTAATAAGGCTGCACTCATTTGGGAAGCTGATGATGGCGAGGTAAAAACATACACCTACTGGCAACTTTACAGAGAAGTCAATAGATTTGCTAATGTTCTAAAAAAGCTTGGCATTAAAAAAGGAGATAGGGTTGCTGTTTATCTTCCCATGATTCCTGAACTTCCTATAACCCTTCTTGCCTGCGCAAGAATTGGTGCAATTCACAGCGTAGTCTTTGCAGGTTTTTCAGCTCAATCTCTTAGAGACAGAATAAATGACTGCGGAGCAAAACTACTTATCACAGCCAATCAGGGACTAAGAGGAGGAAGACTCGTACCCTTAAAAGCAAATGCTGATCAAGCACTGGAAGGTGCACCCTCTGTAGAAAAATTAATTGTTGTAAAAAGAACTCCAAATTTTGTTGACATGGACCCTGAAAGAGATTTCTGGTGGCATGACCTGATGAATGACCCTGAGATTGGAAACTATTGCGAACCTGAACAGGTGGATGCAGAAGACCCATTATTCATTCTTTATACTTCAGGTTCTACTGGAAAGCCAAAAGGAGTTTTACATACAACTGGTGGATATATGGTTTATGTAAATATTACTTTTAAATTAACATTTGACTATAAACCAGAGGAAATATTCTTCTGCACAGCTGATATAGGCTGGGTAACAGGGCATAGTTATATAGTTTATGGACCACTCAGCGCAGGAGCAACCTCTCTAATGTTTGAAGGAGTTCCCACCTATCCAAACCCAGGAAGATTCTGGGAAATTGTTGAAAAGCACAGAGTTAACATATTCTATACAGCTCCAACTGCCATTAGAGCTCTTATGCGAGAGGGAGAAAAATGGCCGTATCAGCATGACCTTTCAAGTTTAAGAATTCTTGGCACTGTTGGTGAACCAATTAATCCTGAAGCATGGATGTGGTATTACAAACATGTTGGTAAAGAACGTTGTCCAATTGTAGATACATGGTGGCAGACTGAAACAGGTGGATTCATGATAACTCCTCTTCCTGGTGCTATGACTCTTAAGCCAGGGTCTGCTACAAGACCATTTTTTGGTGTTGTTCCGAGAGTTCTAAAAGAAGATGGTTCTCCTGCAGCAGTAAATGAAGGAGGCTACCTGGTAATTGAAAAACCATGGCCGGGTATGCTTAGAGGAACATGGGGAGACCCTGAAAACAAACGAATTAAAGAAGTCTATTTTTCACGTTTTCCAGGCAAATACTTTACTGGTGATGGAGCAAGAGTAGATGAAGATGGCGATTACTGGCTTATGGGAAGAATTGATGATGTTATAAATGTATCAGGACATAGAATAGGAACAGCTGAGGTTGAATCAGCTCTTGTTGCTCATCCAGCTGTTGCCGAAGCAGCGGTAGTAGGATTTCCACATGATATAAAAGGTGAGGGAATATATGTTTATGCTGTTCTTAAAGAAGGACATGAGCCATCAAGGGACCTTGAAAAATTGCTCATATCTCACATAAGACAGATGATAGGACCTATCGCAACTCCAGATAAAATACAGTTTGCTGGCGGACTTCCAAAAACAAGAAGCGGTAAGATAATGAGAAGAATTTTAAGAAAAATTGCCTCTGGCGCACTGGAAGAACTCGGAGATACATCAACCCTTGCAGATCCATCTGTTGTAGAAGAATTGATAACAGGAAGAAAATAA
- the actP gene encoding cation/acetate symporter ActP produces the protein MQTVLGQPTLTGIFFFLLFVAATLYITYWAAKRTRTTAEFYAAGRSITGLQNGLALAGDYMSAASFLGIAGLVSLKGYDGLIYAVGWLVGWPIVMFLIAEPLRNLGKYTFADVVAYRLRQRPIRTAAATGALITVLFYLIAQMVGAGSLIKLMFGLPYELAIIIVGCLMIAYVLFGGMLATTWVQIIKACLLLGGATILVFLTLYQFGFNYVELFSNVTSKYGDKFVQPGGLIKNPIDAISLGIALMFGTAGLPHILMRFYTVPDAKEARKSVFYATGFIGYFYILTFTIGFGAAALVGHEIISKIDKGGNMAAPLLAEALGGEIFLGFLAAVAFATILAVVAGLTLAGASAVSHDIYVGVVKRGRADEKQEVKAAKIATLCLGLLAIILGIVFKGQNVAFMVGLAFAVAASANFPALFMSIFWKKFTTQGAVWSIYTGLLLSVILIILSPTVWVDILKNTQPIFPLKNPGIVSFFGSFIAGIVVSWLTKEKEAEEKFETEKIRSYIGIGAE, from the coding sequence ATGCAAACTGTTCTTGGACAACCAACACTGACAGGAATATTTTTCTTTTTGCTTTTCGTTGCCGCAACATTGTATATAACATATTGGGCAGCAAAAAGAACAAGAACAACAGCAGAGTTTTATGCAGCAGGAAGAAGTATAACAGGACTACAGAATGGTCTTGCTCTCGCTGGAGATTATATGTCTGCAGCAAGTTTTCTCGGAATTGCTGGACTGGTTTCATTGAAAGGATATGATGGTTTAATATACGCAGTAGGCTGGCTTGTTGGGTGGCCTATTGTAATGTTCTTAATTGCAGAACCGCTCAGAAATCTTGGTAAATATACCTTTGCAGATGTTGTTGCATACAGACTTAGACAGAGACCTATCAGAACAGCTGCTGCAACAGGAGCTTTAATAACTGTCCTTTTTTATTTAATTGCTCAGATGGTCGGTGCAGGTTCTTTAATAAAATTAATGTTTGGACTTCCTTACGAATTGGCAATAATTATAGTAGGGTGTCTAATGATAGCTTATGTTTTATTCGGAGGAATGCTTGCAACAACTTGGGTTCAGATTATAAAGGCATGTCTTCTTCTTGGAGGTGCCACAATTTTAGTTTTTCTCACTCTTTATCAATTTGGATTTAATTATGTTGAACTATTCTCAAATGTTACATCTAAGTATGGTGATAAGTTTGTTCAGCCAGGTGGTTTAATAAAAAATCCCATTGATGCCATATCACTTGGCATAGCTCTGATGTTTGGTACAGCAGGGCTTCCCCATATTTTAATGAGATTTTATACAGTTCCTGATGCAAAAGAAGCAAGAAAATCAGTATTTTATGCAACTGGGTTCATAGGTTACTTTTATATACTTACATTTACTATTGGGTTTGGAGCAGCCGCATTGGTAGGACATGAGATAATTAGTAAAATTGACAAAGGTGGCAATATGGCAGCACCTTTACTTGCTGAAGCACTTGGAGGAGAAATATTTTTAGGATTCTTAGCGGCTGTTGCTTTTGCAACTATTTTAGCTGTAGTTGCCGGATTAACTCTTGCAGGTGCATCAGCAGTGTCGCATGATATCTATGTAGGCGTGGTTAAGAGAGGAAGAGCAGATGAAAAACAGGAGGTAAAAGCAGCTAAAATAGCTACTCTTTGCCTTGGATTGCTTGCAATAATACTTGGAATTGTATTTAAAGGACAGAATGTTGCTTTCATGGTTGGTTTAGCCTTTGCAGTAGCTGCTTCTGCTAATTTTCCAGCTCTGTTTATGTCTATATTTTGGAAAAAATTCACCACTCAGGGGGCTGTTTGGAGCATATATACAGGACTTTTGTTGAGTGTTATATTGATAATTTTAAGTCCAACAGTTTGGGTTGATATATTGAAAAATACTCAACCCATATTTCCTTTGAAAAATCCAGGAATAGTTTCATTCTTTGGTTCATTTATAGCTGGTATAGTAGTTTCTTGGCTTACAAAAGAAAAGGAAGCAGAAGAAAAATTTGAAACTGAAAAAATAAGGTCATATATAGGTATCGGTGCTGAATAA
- a CDS encoding DUF485 domain-containing protein, which translates to MKEELLKSSLFKEIVRSKNSISLILTVLELIIYFGFVLLVAYNKEFLGEKLYGSVTVGIPIGIGVIILSWLLTGIYVLWSNKVYDEKVSKIREKIGGE; encoded by the coding sequence ATGAAGGAAGAGTTACTAAAATCTTCTCTATTTAAGGAGATTGTGAGGAGCAAAAATTCTATCTCTCTTATTCTTACCGTGTTAGAGTTAATTATTTATTTTGGTTTTGTTTTATTGGTCGCTTACAACAAAGAGTTTCTTGGAGAGAAACTATACGGTTCTGTTACTGTTGGTATACCCATAGGAATAGGAGTAATAATACTAAGTTGGCTACTTACAGGAATTTATGTTTTATGGTCTAACAAGGTTTATGATGAAAAAGTTTCTAAGATAAGAGAAAAAATAGGAGGTGAATAA
- a CDS encoding PolC-type DNA polymerase III yields MIKFFRKKRDKGIISQQLISETDFVVVDTELTGLNEFRDNIIAIGAIKMKGRTIKIGDIFYRTVSPSTKKFRKESIMIHEITPSELEKCPQIEPILREFIKFSKNCLVVGHCVDIDLTFLKKEIRNNLREIFEPFSIDTLLIYKWLIKKEILPSDFSNKNSLEDIALSLDIEPKELHDALSDAFITAQIFQRLLAYLGELKIFTVGELLEIGSIYEKSFGTTIKKEAYQL; encoded by the coding sequence ATGATTAAATTTTTTAGAAAAAAGAGAGACAAAGGCATTATCTCTCAACAGCTAATAAGCGAAACAGATTTTGTAGTTGTTGATACAGAACTTACAGGTTTAAATGAGTTCAGGGATAACATAATAGCCATTGGTGCAATAAAAATGAAGGGAAGAACTATAAAGATAGGAGATATTTTTTATAGAACAGTAAGCCCCTCAACAAAGAAATTCCGAAAGGAAAGCATAATGATTCATGAAATAACACCCTCTGAACTTGAAAAATGTCCTCAAATAGAACCTATTCTAAGAGAATTCATAAAATTTTCCAAGAATTGTTTAGTTGTAGGACATTGTGTTGATATAGACTTAACTTTTTTAAAAAAAGAAATAAGAAATAATTTGAGAGAGATTTTTGAACCCTTTAGCATAGACACATTACTAATTTATAAATGGCTTATTAAAAAAGAGATTTTACCATCTGATTTCTCAAATAAAAATTCACTTGAAGACATTGCTTTATCTCTTGATATTGAACCAAAAGAACTACATGATGCTTTGTCAGATGCATTTATTACAGCACAAATCTTCCAGAGATTACTTGCTTATCTTGGAGAGTTAAAAATATTCACCGTTGGTGAATTATTAGAAATAGGCTCTATTTATGAAAAAAGCTTCGGAACAACCATTAAAAAAGAAGCCTATCAACTTTAA